A DNA window from Methylobacterium sp. NMS14P contains the following coding sequences:
- the topA gene encoding type I DNA topoisomerase encodes MKVVVVESPAKAKTINKYLGRDYEVIASFGHIRDLPPKDGSVDPEQDFHMVWELADRGASRVSEIAKAVKGADKLILATDPDREGEAISWHVLEALTARKALKGIPVERVTFNAITKASVEQAMRKPREIDQALVDAYLARRALDYLVGFNLSPVLWRKLPGARSAGRVQSVALRLVVEREMEIERFKPREYWTLIATLTTADGATFEARLVGADGKRIQRLDVGTGEEAAAFKRDLELATFQVASVEAKPAKRHPQPPFTTSTLQQEASRKLGMAPAQTMRVAQRLYEGVDIGGETVGIITYMRTDGVDMAPEAIQDARRVIGKEFGDRYVPDVPRKYSVKAKNAQEAHEAVRPTDMGRLPKSVARHLEPEQARLYELIWTRTMASQMESAELERTTVDVTAKVGPRTIDLRATGQVVKFDGFLTLYQEGKDDEEDEESRRLPPMKAGDPLSRERISSTQHFTEPPPRYSEASLVKRMEELGIGRPSTYAAVLQTLRDREYVKIEKKRLQPEDKGRLVTGFLESFFRRYVEYDFTAGLEEQLDRVSNAEIDWRAVLRDFWRDFSAAIGETKELRVADVLEALNGLLGPHIFPDKGDGSNPRTCPTCGSGQLSLKLGKFGAFIGCSNYPECKYTRQLSASGVDGDGDGSSAEGGQPGVRVLGDDPATGLPVTLRDGRFGPFLQLGEASAEKGAEKPKRSSLPKGLSPSDVDLNKALALLALPREVARHPETGEPILANLGRFGPYVQHGKTYANLGKDDDVLEIGGNRAIDLIVAKEQGGGRGRPAADPGRPLGKDETSGRDLVVKAGKYGPYVTDGEVNATLPKTMSAEALTLEEAVALVNAKRAAGGGKPAKRGAVRKGSARAAGGDKPAAKKTATKKPAAKKAAAKKSSAG; translated from the coding sequence ATGAAAGTCGTCGTCGTCGAGTCGCCGGCCAAAGCCAAGACGATCAATAAGTATCTCGGCCGCGACTATGAAGTCATCGCCTCCTTCGGGCACATCCGCGACCTGCCGCCCAAGGACGGTTCGGTGGATCCCGAGCAGGACTTTCACATGGTCTGGGAGCTGGCCGACCGCGGGGCGAGCCGGGTCTCGGAGATCGCCAAGGCGGTCAAGGGCGCCGACAAGCTGATCCTCGCCACCGACCCGGATCGCGAGGGCGAGGCGATCTCCTGGCACGTGCTGGAGGCGCTGACCGCCCGCAAGGCGCTCAAGGGTATCCCGGTCGAGCGCGTGACCTTCAACGCCATCACCAAGGCGTCGGTCGAGCAGGCGATGCGCAAGCCGCGGGAGATCGACCAGGCGCTGGTCGACGCCTACCTGGCGCGCCGGGCGCTCGACTACCTCGTGGGCTTCAACCTCTCGCCGGTCCTGTGGCGCAAGCTGCCGGGCGCCCGCTCGGCCGGGCGCGTGCAGTCCGTGGCGCTCCGCCTCGTCGTCGAGCGCGAGATGGAGATCGAGCGGTTCAAGCCGCGCGAGTACTGGACGCTCATCGCGACGCTGACGACCGCCGACGGCGCGACCTTCGAGGCCCGCCTCGTGGGCGCCGACGGCAAGCGCATCCAGCGCCTCGACGTCGGCACGGGCGAGGAGGCGGCCGCCTTCAAGCGCGACCTCGAGCTCGCGACCTTCCAGGTGGCGAGCGTCGAGGCCAAGCCCGCCAAGCGCCACCCGCAGCCGCCGTTCACGACCTCGACGCTGCAGCAGGAGGCCTCCCGCAAGCTCGGCATGGCGCCGGCCCAGACCATGCGGGTCGCCCAGCGCCTCTACGAGGGCGTCGACATCGGCGGCGAGACGGTCGGCATCATCACCTACATGCGGACCGACGGCGTCGACATGGCGCCGGAGGCGATCCAGGACGCCCGCCGGGTGATCGGCAAGGAGTTCGGCGACCGCTACGTGCCGGACGTGCCGCGCAAGTACAGCGTCAAGGCCAAGAACGCCCAGGAGGCCCACGAGGCGGTGCGGCCGACCGACATGGGCCGCCTGCCCAAGTCGGTGGCGCGCCACCTCGAGCCCGAGCAGGCCCGGCTCTACGAGCTGATCTGGACCCGCACCATGGCGAGCCAGATGGAATCGGCCGAGCTGGAGCGGACCACCGTCGACGTCACCGCCAAGGTCGGGCCGCGGACCATCGACCTGCGCGCGACCGGCCAGGTGGTGAAGTTCGACGGCTTCCTGACCCTCTACCAGGAGGGCAAGGACGACGAGGAGGACGAGGAGAGCCGCCGCCTGCCGCCCATGAAGGCCGGCGACCCGCTCAGCCGCGAGCGGATCAGCTCGACCCAGCACTTCACCGAGCCGCCGCCGCGCTACTCCGAGGCGAGCCTCGTGAAGCGCATGGAGGAGCTCGGCATCGGCCGTCCCTCGACCTACGCGGCGGTGCTGCAGACCCTGCGCGACCGCGAGTACGTCAAGATCGAGAAGAAGCGGCTGCAGCCGGAGGACAAGGGGCGGCTCGTCACGGGCTTCCTGGAGAGCTTCTTCCGGCGGTACGTCGAGTACGACTTCACCGCCGGCCTCGAGGAGCAGCTCGACCGCGTCTCCAACGCCGAGATCGACTGGCGGGCGGTGCTGCGCGACTTCTGGCGCGACTTCTCGGCGGCGATCGGCGAGACCAAGGAGCTGCGCGTCGCCGACGTCCTGGAGGCGCTGAACGGCCTCCTCGGCCCGCACATCTTCCCCGACAAGGGCGACGGCTCGAACCCGCGCACCTGCCCGACCTGCGGCTCCGGCCAGCTGTCGCTGAAGCTCGGCAAGTTCGGCGCCTTCATCGGCTGCTCGAACTACCCGGAGTGCAAGTACACCCGCCAGCTCTCGGCCTCGGGCGTCGACGGCGACGGCGACGGCTCCTCGGCCGAGGGCGGCCAGCCGGGCGTGCGCGTGCTGGGCGACGATCCCGCGACCGGCCTGCCGGTGACGCTGCGCGACGGCCGGTTCGGTCCGTTCCTGCAGCTCGGCGAGGCCTCCGCCGAGAAGGGCGCCGAGAAGCCGAAGCGCTCGTCGCTGCCGAAGGGGCTCAGCCCCTCGGACGTGGATCTGAACAAGGCGCTGGCGCTGCTGGCGCTGCCCCGCGAGGTCGCGCGCCACCCCGAGACCGGCGAGCCGATCCTGGCCAATCTCGGCCGGTTCGGGCCCTACGTGCAGCACGGGAAGACCTACGCCAATCTCGGCAAGGACGACGACGTGCTGGAGATCGGCGGCAACCGCGCCATCGACCTGATCGTCGCCAAGGAGCAGGGCGGCGGTCGCGGCCGCCCGGCCGCCGATCCCGGCCGGCCGCTGGGCAAGGATGAGACGAGCGGGCGCGACCTCGTGGTCAAGGCCGGCAAGTACGGGCCCTACGTCACGGACGGCGAGGTCAACGCCACGCTGCCGAAGACGATGAGCGCCGAGGCGCTGACGCTGGAGGAGGCGGTCGCCCTGGTGAACGCCAAGCGCGCCGCGGGCGGCGGCAAGCCGGCGAAGCGCGGGGCGGTTCGGAAGGGCTCGGCGCGGGCCGCGGGCGGCGACAAGCCGGCGGCGAAGAAGACCGCCACCAAGAAGCCGGCGGCCAAGAAGGCGGCCGCGAAGAAGTCGAGCGCGGGCTGA